A window of Cryptomeria japonica chromosome 3, Sugi_1.0, whole genome shotgun sequence contains these coding sequences:
- the LOC131063898 gene encoding UDP-glucuronate 4-epimerase 1, which translates to MKMPSNLLQESLLGSVGSIKSKPEKITFIRQFNRWLTSSTTLFLWALFLIALTSSYLCFMDRNLRNSRENHLGGPEWETRVRNSCRPRAPNGKLQVLVTGAAGFVGTHVTLALKKRGDGVLGLDNFNDYYDPTLKRARQALLKSRGVFIVEGDINDRDLLLRLFDLIPFSHVMHLAAQAGVRYALENPMSYVHSNIAGLVNMFEVCKGANPQPAVVWASSSSVYGLNEQAPFSEGDRTDRPASLYAATKKAGEEIAHTYNHIYGLSITGLRFFTVYGPWGRPDMAYFSFTRNILQGKPVTVYRQKVKSASPELARDFTYIDDIVTGCVAALDTAGNSTGSGGKKTGPAKLRVFNLGNTRPVSVTSMVSLLEGLLKVKAKKKFVHMPGNGDVAFTHANITLAKAELGYSPSTDLHTGLKKFVKWYQSYYGYHKI; encoded by the coding sequence ATGAAAATGCCTTCGAATCTGCTGCAGGAGAGCTTGTTGGGCTCGGTTGGATCAATCAAATCCAAACCAGAGAAGATCACATTCATTCGCCAGTTCAACAGATGGCTTACATCTTCCACAACGCTCTTCTTGTGGGCACTTTTTCTCATTGCTCTGACTTCATCTTACCTATGTTTCATGGACAGAAATCTTAGAAACAGCAGAGAAAACCATTTGGGGGGACCTGAGTGGGAGACCCGGGTTCGAAACTCATGCCGGCCAAGAGCTCCAAACGGCAAGCTCCAGGTCCTGGTCACGGGAGCAGCGGGCTTCGTGGGCACCCATGTGACCCTGGCGCTAAAGAAGCGTGGTGATGGAGTCCTCGGCCTGGATAACTTCAATGACTACTACGACCCAACACTGAAGAGAGCGCGCCAAGCGCTGTTAAAGAGCCGCGGGGTTTTCATCGTTGAGGGCGACATCAACGATCGAGATTTGCTCCTGAGACTCTTCGATCTCATCCCCTTCAGCCACGTCATGCATCTCGCAGCACAAGCGGGGGTACGTTATGCGCTGGAGAATCCAATGTCATATGTTCACAGTAACATTGCTGGGCTGGTGAATATGTTTGAGGTCTGTAAGGGGGCTAATCCTCAGCCGGCGGTCGTATGGGCGTCCTCCAGCTCCGTCTATGGGCTTAATGAACAGGCTCCCTTCAGCGAAGGTGACCGGACTGACCGGCCCGCTAGTCTGTATGCCGCGACGAAAAAAGCCGGTGAGGAGATTGCCCACACGTATAATCATATCTATGGACTGTCTATTACCGGTCTCCGGTTCTTCACCGTCTACGGCCCGTGGGGACGCCCTGACATGGCTTATTTTTCTTTTACACGGAATATTCTCCAGGGCAAGCCGGTCACCGTCTATAGACAGAAAGTGAAAAGCGCGTCTCCGGAACTTGCCAGAGATTTTACGTACATTGACGATATTGTTACAGGCTGCGTTGCGGCGCTGGATACAGCCGGTAATAGTACCGGTAGCGGCGGTAAAAAGACCGGGCCGGCGAAGCTCAGGGTGTTTAATCTGGGGAATACCCGACCCGTGTCGGTTACCTCTATGGTTAGTTTATTGGAGGGGCTTTTGAAGGTGAAGGCGAAGAAAAAATTTGTCCACATGCCCGGAAACGGTGACGTGGCATTTACGCACGCGAATATTACGCTTGCTAAGGCTGAGCTGGGATATAGTCCCAGTACGGATTTGCACACGGGGCTTAAAAAATTTGTTAAATGGTATCAGAGTTACTATGGGTATCATAAAATTTAA